The bacterium genome window below encodes:
- a CDS encoding transposase gives MKKNPKFYPPEFKAKVVKEFIKADKTQAEICSQYGITVKTLTRWHSEYLEGIDAIFTKEKVEKAHKEEISEKQKALDEAYREISSLTTQLNWLKKM, from the coding sequence ATGAAAAAGAATCCTAAATTTTATCCGCCGGAATTTAAAGCGAAAGTGGTAAAAGAATTTATCAAAGCAGACAAAACACAAGCAGAGATATGCTCTCAATACGGAATAACCGTAAAAACCCTAACAAGGTGGCATTCTGAATATTTAGAAGGAATAGATGCAATATTTACAAAAGAAAAAGTGGAAAAAGCTCATAAAGAAGAGATTTCGGAAAAGCAAAAGGCTTTAGACGAAGCATACAGAGAGATTAGCAGTTTAACAACACAGTTAAACTGGCTCAAAAAAATGTAG